A region of Paenibacillus sp. 37 DNA encodes the following proteins:
- the dhaK gene encoding dihydroxyacetone kinase subunit DhaK, whose product MKKIINQAEHVVMEMCNGIALAHPELEFLKKYKVIKRREIQADKVSLISGGGSGHEPAHAGYVGKGMLDAAVCGDVFASPSQIQVYQAIKATASNKGTLLIIKNYSGDMMNFKNAAHLAEEDGIDVQYVRVEDDIAVQDSLYTVGRRGVAGTVLVHKIAGAAAEEGRSLADVKSVAEKAAQNVRSIGFGFTSCTVPAKGTPTFEIAEDEMEFGVGIHGEPGIRREKIVSADELAGRMVEALLADMKLDKDTSAEIVVLVNGFGATPLQELYLLNNSVQRELAGHAGLKVATTFVGNYMTSIDMAGASVTILKLDDELKTLLFKESDTPAFKVSGPPVAQVAYSEALEAVVGEDAPVSYEVETDASAAVIKVNQFSLDNVVYLIDKMGEIIIKNEVPFCELDSHAGDGDFGMSVAKGFRQLKREWNHIINEDKKDIGSFLDACSLVIMEYCGGASGPIWGSAFRAAGKAVGDKQQLNVAEFAEMIHAAVQGIQSTGERSFGRGAVVGDKTLIDALVPCADSWTQSAESGDDFKTAFAKGAAAAVEGAKKTEDIVARMGRAGAVGDRSLGYPDAGAYALGVIFTELSESMK is encoded by the coding sequence ATGAAGAAAATTATTAACCAGGCCGAACATGTTGTTATGGAAATGTGCAACGGGATTGCGCTTGCACACCCGGAGCTTGAATTTCTGAAAAAATATAAAGTCATCAAACGCAGAGAGATCCAGGCTGATAAAGTCAGCCTGATCAGTGGCGGCGGCAGTGGACATGAACCGGCTCACGCAGGTTATGTGGGTAAAGGGATGCTGGATGCAGCCGTATGTGGAGATGTGTTCGCATCTCCTTCCCAGATCCAGGTATACCAAGCGATCAAGGCAACAGCCAGCAATAAGGGAACACTTTTGATCATCAAGAACTACAGCGGCGACATGATGAACTTCAAGAATGCAGCGCATCTGGCTGAAGAAGATGGCATCGACGTACAATATGTGCGTGTTGAGGATGACATCGCTGTACAAGACAGCTTGTATACCGTTGGACGTCGTGGCGTTGCCGGCACTGTATTGGTTCACAAGATTGCCGGAGCAGCAGCGGAAGAAGGCCGCAGTCTGGCAGATGTGAAATCCGTTGCCGAGAAAGCAGCTCAGAACGTGCGCAGTATTGGTTTTGGATTCACATCCTGTACCGTACCCGCCAAAGGCACGCCTACATTCGAAATTGCTGAAGATGAGATGGAATTCGGCGTAGGGATTCATGGTGAGCCAGGGATTCGCCGGGAGAAAATCGTATCGGCTGATGAATTGGCAGGACGTATGGTCGAAGCATTGCTCGCAGATATGAAGCTGGATAAGGATACATCCGCTGAGATTGTGGTGCTCGTGAATGGTTTTGGTGCAACGCCACTGCAAGAACTTTACCTGCTCAACAATTCCGTTCAGCGTGAGCTTGCTGGACATGCAGGTCTGAAGGTCGCTACTACGTTTGTAGGCAACTACATGACAAGTATCGATATGGCGGGTGCATCGGTTACGATCCTGAAACTGGATGATGAACTAAAAACGCTGTTGTTCAAGGAAAGTGATACACCTGCATTTAAAGTATCTGGCCCTCCAGTAGCACAAGTGGCGTATTCCGAAGCGCTTGAGGCTGTTGTGGGTGAAGACGCTCCCGTATCTTACGAAGTGGAGACGGATGCATCAGCTGCGGTAATCAAAGTCAATCAATTTTCACTGGACAATGTCGTCTACCTGATCGATAAAATGGGTGAGATCATCATCAAGAACGAAGTACCGTTCTGTGAACTGGATTCCCATGCCGGTGATGGCGATTTTGGTATGAGTGTGGCAAAAGGCTTCCGCCAGTTGAAACGCGAATGGAACCACATCATTAACGAAGATAAAAAAGACATCGGATCGTTCCTGGATGCATGTTCCTTGGTCATCATGGAATATTGTGGCGGCGCATCCGGCCCGATCTGGGGTTCGGCATTCCGTGCAGCTGGCAAAGCTGTAGGGGATAAACAGCAATTAAACGTTGCTGAATTCGCTGAGATGATCCATGCAGCCGTGCAAGGGATTCAGTCTACTGGAGAGCGTTCCTTCGGACGTGGCGCCGTTGTAGGTGATAAAACCTTGATCGATGCACTTGTTCCGTGTGCCGATTCCTGGACACAAAGTGCGGAGTCAGGCGATGACTTCAAAACCGCATTTGCCAAAGGTGCAGCAGCAGCCGTTGAAGGTGCGAAGAAAACCGAAGACATCGTAGCACGTATGGGACGTGCAGGTGCCGTCGGCGATCGTAGTCTGGGCTACCCGGATGCAGGCGCGTATGCGCTGGGTGTTATTTTCACAGAGCTGTCCGAGTCTATGAAGTAA
- a CDS encoding alpha/beta hydrolase family protein, translating into MKKPQGLLVLSLVLVIFGSLFAGMFNTSFYSVKVKEIKFQAEHGTLSGLLYMPKGAGADDKRPVIITTHGYLNTKEMQDAPAIEMSRRGYIVLALDMYDHGDSRWSADIPVKDLFGTFWIYSQFDAAKYIYEQDFTKKDEQGNAYVAVSGHSMGGFSTLLSMYMDEMSSLQTGYRMIYTGISVGSDFSYAAAVAPQDQLQAAYGSRTVGMIAGKYDEFFFNKSDEEKTAAEKEVQGTVTRKDFAATASGKAFLGLKPDVPKGETDQFKEVTSGDLTVDGKVVRASQTGEHIMYTPNQTHPWNHFSGTTTGHLIDFYTHAFNGVTSPNQTNVNLDSGNQIWWAKEAFNFVALIGFFLMIVPLITLMLRLPFLRNAATGEIATVSAAVNGKQKTMYWLAIAFSTLIPAILFPTLMDKEASGLNVLRIIALILLIVSVIGAIIGFVVAGSKRNNYTASRRVNNIAVGSVLLTIVSLVMWVIFNYADKIVVTSSYFNEPTTNQIVYWALVSALIMILVTFAFHYFSKKDAGTRFSDYGISLNPVTIIASLVTAVLAVVIGYALLFVVQAIFGTDFRIWTFAVRTFESEHFITALRYTPFFLIYYFVSAVALNANTRGKRGGMFLAMVLNVGGLVLWLLVQYGKDFMTGVALYPGQALNGILLFALVPCLIIAAVYARKLFEKTNNVWLAAFVNTLLFTMVTVANTALFWNLV; encoded by the coding sequence TTGAAAAAACCGCAGGGCTTGCTGGTTTTATCACTAGTTCTGGTTATTTTCGGTAGCTTGTTTGCCGGAATGTTCAATACGTCCTTCTATTCCGTGAAGGTCAAAGAGATCAAATTCCAAGCTGAGCACGGAACACTGTCAGGCCTGCTCTACATGCCTAAAGGCGCGGGTGCAGATGACAAACGTCCAGTTATTATTACAACTCACGGGTATCTGAATACCAAAGAAATGCAGGATGCACCTGCCATTGAAATGTCACGACGCGGTTACATCGTGCTTGCACTGGACATGTACGACCATGGCGATTCTCGCTGGAGTGCAGATATTCCTGTGAAGGACCTGTTTGGCACGTTCTGGATCTACTCGCAATTTGATGCCGCCAAATATATCTATGAGCAGGACTTCACCAAAAAAGATGAGCAAGGCAATGCCTATGTCGCAGTTAGCGGTCATTCCATGGGTGGGTTCTCAACATTGCTATCCATGTACATGGATGAGATGAGTTCCCTGCAAACCGGATACCGCATGATCTATACAGGTATCTCCGTTGGTTCGGATTTCTCCTACGCCGCAGCTGTTGCACCTCAAGATCAGCTTCAAGCAGCATATGGCAGCCGGACTGTAGGCATGATTGCAGGTAAGTATGACGAATTCTTCTTCAACAAATCAGATGAAGAAAAAACAGCGGCAGAGAAAGAAGTGCAAGGTACCGTAACTCGTAAGGACTTTGCTGCAACTGCTTCGGGTAAAGCTTTCCTTGGACTTAAGCCAGATGTGCCAAAAGGCGAGACGGACCAATTTAAAGAAGTAACATCCGGTGATCTAACCGTGGATGGTAAGGTGGTACGTGCTTCTCAGACGGGTGAACACATTATGTATACACCGAATCAAACACACCCATGGAACCATTTCTCGGGAACAACGACCGGTCATTTGATCGACTTTTACACGCATGCATTCAATGGTGTGACCTCACCCAACCAGACAAATGTGAATCTGGATTCCGGTAATCAGATCTGGTGGGCTAAGGAAGCCTTTAATTTTGTCGCTCTGATCGGGTTCTTCCTGATGATTGTTCCGCTGATTACGTTGATGCTCAGACTTCCGTTCTTGCGTAACGCGGCAACAGGTGAGATTGCAACCGTGTCCGCAGCGGTCAATGGGAAACAAAAAACAATGTATTGGCTCGCTATTGCATTCAGCACATTGATCCCAGCAATCTTGTTCCCTACCTTAATGGATAAAGAGGCGAGCGGACTGAATGTACTCCGCATCATTGCTCTGATTTTGCTGATCGTAAGTGTGATTGGTGCCATTATTGGATTCGTCGTGGCTGGAAGCAAAAGAAACAACTATACCGCAAGCCGTCGGGTAAACAATATTGCGGTGGGCAGTGTGCTTCTCACGATCGTATCTCTGGTAATGTGGGTCATCTTCAACTATGCAGATAAGATTGTGGTTACAAGTTCGTATTTCAATGAACCAACAACAAATCAGATTGTGTACTGGGCGTTGGTATCGGCCTTAATTATGATCCTGGTAACCTTTGCATTCCACTATTTCTCTAAAAAGGATGCTGGAACTCGTTTCAGCGATTATGGTATCAGCCTGAACCCTGTTACGATAATTGCCAGCTTGGTAACTGCAGTACTTGCGGTAGTTATTGGGTACGCATTGTTATTCGTAGTACAGGCGATCTTCGGAACAGATTTCCGAATCTGGACGTTTGCGGTCCGTACGTTTGAGAGTGAACACTTCATTACCGCATTGCGTTATACCCCGTTTTTCCTGATATATTACTTTGTCAGCGCGGTTGCCCTGAATGCCAATACACGTGGCAAACGTGGGGGCATGTTCCTGGCCATGGTACTGAATGTTGGCGGGTTGGTGCTGTGGTTGCTAGTGCAATACGGCAAAGACTTTATGACAGGTGTGGCGTTGTATCCAGGTCAGGCATTGAATGGCATTTTGCTCTTTGCACTGGTGCCTTGTCTCATCATCGCTGCCGTGTATGCACGCAAATTGTTTGAAAAAACGAATAACGTATGGCTCGCCGCATTTGTGAACACATTATTGTTCACCATGGTTACGGTGGCGAATACCGCACTGTTTTGGAATTTGGTTTAA
- a CDS encoding alanyl-tRNA editing protein encodes MTQKIYYDSAYTRDWHTTVTGRVDKEDGIYVTLAETAFYPHGGGQPCDLGQIGGIAVLDVNIEDGEVWHKLERAPEQTEVHCEIDWERRFDHMQQHTGQHLLSAITLKLTEAMTLSFHLGTEYDTIDVAAPELGANQLTAIEQEVNRQIYRNARINTSWVTAEEAAQLPLVKQPTVTEGIRIVEIEGVEYNACGGTHVSATGEIGIIKLLKTEKVKGGTRIYFKCGTRALNEFTATQNVLNSIMVKLKTSKDELLERIEKMELEQKQLQTELNAVKTTNDAYYAEELLAARQGLVIAQVFEDKSLKDMQSLATKLTADHEGLVLFASISEAKVVLAQNGQPPEWACGPFFKGNLGAYNGKGGGSEKMAQAGFASSEDALAFYEFTKDQLGHH; translated from the coding sequence ATGACGCAAAAAATCTATTATGACTCTGCTTATACAAGAGATTGGCATACAACGGTTACAGGCAGAGTGGACAAGGAAGATGGTATATATGTCACACTGGCGGAGACTGCTTTTTACCCGCATGGTGGCGGACAACCTTGTGATCTGGGACAGATTGGTGGCATCGCAGTTCTGGATGTGAACATTGAAGATGGCGAGGTGTGGCATAAGCTGGAACGCGCCCCTGAACAGACTGAGGTACATTGTGAGATTGACTGGGAGCGCAGATTCGATCATATGCAGCAGCATACGGGTCAGCATTTGTTATCGGCAATCACTCTGAAGCTGACTGAAGCGATGACGCTCAGTTTCCATCTTGGAACGGAGTATGACACGATTGATGTGGCTGCGCCTGAACTGGGAGCGAATCAATTGACCGCCATTGAACAAGAAGTGAATCGCCAGATCTATCGTAACGCTCGCATCAACACGTCCTGGGTTACAGCAGAAGAGGCAGCACAATTGCCACTGGTGAAGCAGCCTACGGTAACGGAAGGCATTCGTATCGTCGAGATCGAGGGTGTGGAGTATAACGCCTGCGGCGGAACCCATGTGTCGGCGACAGGCGAGATTGGGATCATCAAACTGTTGAAAACCGAAAAAGTGAAGGGCGGCACCCGCATTTATTTCAAATGTGGAACAAGGGCGCTGAATGAATTCACAGCTACACAAAACGTGCTCAACAGCATCATGGTTAAATTAAAGACCAGTAAGGACGAGTTATTGGAGCGCATTGAGAAAATGGAGCTGGAGCAAAAACAGCTGCAAACCGAGCTGAATGCAGTGAAAACAACGAACGATGCCTATTATGCGGAGGAACTTCTGGCCGCCCGGCAGGGGCTGGTGATTGCGCAGGTCTTTGAAGACAAATCGCTCAAGGATATGCAGAGCCTTGCCACCAAGCTGACGGCAGACCATGAAGGCCTTGTACTCTTTGCCAGTATCTCAGAGGCCAAAGTTGTTCTGGCACAGAACGGACAGCCGCCTGAATGGGCTTGTGGACCTTTCTTCAAAGGCAATCTTGGAGCCTACAATGGCAAAGGTGGCGGCAGTGAAAAGATGGCTCAGGCGGGGTTTGCCAGCAGTGAAGATGCGCTTGCCTTTTACGAATTCACCAAGGATCAGCTGGGACATCACTGA
- a CDS encoding DUF1963 domain-containing protein — MTERIPCIREGCPNTILPATAARTSGYCMPCKQEMEREERQRYIEANRRDVNLYAGITDPVEVLKIMHEPQVRDPLIRYTPYEQSEEQVYLSLSVEQQDQMKDYAMQRIRTGDEDMGKDILVYLVCYHDISLTAEIPELLEQEIYYPAILYKSASGEDRDRLLQQVNTDDENRNHILLMLAHIGDDVVVQQFRQWRQSPPSWASELYVAPEHYTTEAGWELTKDGQRRELFITPSYSLYKVKENEAPNVESTGNSLSILNPSVNCCPWCGNALTTLINLDVKHPALKEVSWHAERLQIQTCVICSSYGVVYMELDAAGEPLWSSHNIMPAGMDEIDQDDYGKLAPDVGQQFRIANASRHAFHASEWGMEPSLSQVGGHPGWVQDAEYPTCPSCSVRMKAVAQLDWGEVEEYGEGMYYMFICEPCQMTAVSYQQS, encoded by the coding sequence ATGACAGAACGAATTCCGTGTATACGTGAAGGGTGTCCAAATACCATTTTGCCAGCAACGGCTGCCAGAACAAGTGGGTATTGCATGCCTTGCAAGCAAGAGATGGAGCGCGAGGAACGCCAGAGATACATTGAAGCGAATCGACGTGACGTGAACTTGTATGCAGGTATCACAGACCCGGTCGAAGTTTTGAAAATCATGCATGAACCTCAGGTACGCGATCCACTAATTCGTTATACACCCTATGAACAATCCGAGGAACAGGTATATCTATCTTTGTCTGTTGAGCAACAAGATCAGATGAAGGATTATGCGATGCAACGGATTCGTACAGGTGATGAAGATATGGGCAAAGACATTCTGGTATATCTGGTCTGCTACCATGATATATCGTTAACCGCCGAAATTCCTGAGCTGCTGGAACAGGAGATCTATTATCCTGCCATTTTGTATAAAAGTGCCTCGGGTGAGGATCGTGATCGTCTCTTGCAGCAGGTGAACACCGATGATGAGAATCGGAATCACATATTGCTCATGCTGGCTCATATCGGAGATGATGTTGTCGTGCAGCAGTTCCGGCAGTGGAGACAGTCTCCTCCATCTTGGGCGAGTGAATTGTACGTGGCACCAGAGCACTACACTACTGAAGCGGGTTGGGAGCTTACAAAAGACGGGCAGCGCAGGGAGTTATTCATCACCCCAAGTTATTCACTCTATAAAGTAAAAGAGAATGAAGCGCCTAACGTGGAGTCAACCGGAAATTCACTCTCGATTCTGAACCCTAGCGTTAATTGTTGTCCATGGTGTGGCAATGCGTTAACCACCTTAATTAATCTGGATGTTAAACATCCCGCTTTGAAGGAGGTGTCTTGGCATGCCGAGCGACTTCAGATACAGACTTGCGTGATATGCAGCAGTTACGGTGTGGTTTACATGGAGCTCGACGCAGCGGGGGAACCGTTATGGAGTTCACATAATATCATGCCTGCGGGAATGGACGAGATTGACCAGGACGACTATGGTAAACTTGCACCGGATGTTGGCCAGCAGTTTCGGATTGCGAATGCATCGCGTCATGCTTTCCATGCCAGTGAGTGGGGGATGGAGCCATCGTTATCTCAGGTCGGCGGCCATCCAGGATGGGTTCAGGATGCAGAGTATCCAACATGTCCAAGCTGTTCCGTGAGAATGAAGGCTGTCGCACAACTAGATTGGGGAGAGGTTGAGGAATACGGTGAGGGTATGTATTACATGTTCATATGTGAGCCGTGTCAGATGACCGCCGTATCGTACCAGCAATCTTGA
- a CDS encoding DUF1801 domain-containing protein translates to MTKNVEVTAFIEQIQIPWQIQVAEQLRQLVHDTIPDVQERVQYKKPHFLKNGKYAAVISPSKQAVSFTIFHATGLDLPDGIFEGPEERKTIKLKEKDTPDYEWLAGLLKQASADL, encoded by the coding sequence ATGACCAAGAATGTAGAAGTTACTGCGTTTATTGAACAGATTCAGATCCCCTGGCAAATACAAGTCGCTGAACAATTGCGACAGTTGGTCCATGATACCATCCCTGACGTACAGGAACGTGTGCAATACAAGAAACCTCATTTTTTGAAAAATGGAAAGTACGCTGCGGTCATCTCTCCATCCAAACAGGCCGTTTCCTTCACGATCTTTCATGCAACCGGACTTGATCTACCCGATGGCATATTTGAAGGCCCGGAAGAACGCAAAACGATCAAGCTCAAGGAAAAAGATACACCGGACTATGAGTGGCTTGCTGGACTGCTGAAGCAGGCATCTGCGGACTTGTAG
- a CDS encoding GNAT family N-acetyltransferase: MTLTTDNLFYSKRLKMTPPRPEDVQTMLQWNEDPEYLRNVDTDLAIPYSEKQLEDEGETKNKEVYFRLRTHEEDTLIGFVVIHSIEWNNRCGQLAIGIGLAKHRNKGYGTEALNLILRYAFHEMNLDRVGLDVIAYNAKAIRSYEKAGFQLEGRARSAVYRDGKRYDRLMMGILRPEWEIHNQIHTEGEHA, translated from the coding sequence ATGACACTAACTACGGACAACCTGTTTTATAGCAAACGATTAAAAATGACTCCCCCACGTCCTGAAGACGTGCAGACCATGCTGCAATGGAACGAAGACCCGGAGTACCTTCGGAATGTGGATACTGATCTTGCCATTCCCTATTCAGAGAAACAGTTGGAAGATGAGGGCGAAACGAAGAACAAGGAAGTTTACTTCAGACTGCGCACGCATGAAGAGGATACGCTGATTGGTTTTGTCGTCATTCATAGCATTGAATGGAACAACCGCTGCGGACAACTTGCCATTGGCATCGGACTTGCCAAACATCGCAACAAGGGATATGGCACGGAAGCGTTGAATCTAATTTTACGATATGCATTCCATGAGATGAATCTGGACCGGGTTGGTCTCGATGTCATCGCTTACAACGCCAAAGCGATTCGCTCCTATGAGAAGGCTGGTTTTCAGTTGGAAGGACGGGCACGTTCAGCTGTATATCGTGATGGCAAGCGTTACGACCGCTTGATGATGGGAATCCTGAGACCAGAATGGGAAATACACAATCAGATCCATACGGAGGGTGAACATGCATGA
- a CDS encoding GNAT family N-acetyltransferase, protein MEIKVDDLTGVQVKTLIAEHLQGMAADSPPESIHALNLDGLKKPEITFWCAWEGEDLLGCGAIKELDPAHAELKSMRTASAHLRKGVARKILAHIMDVAVERGYKRVSLETGSMDSFIPARKLYEDFGFEYCEPFADYTLDPNSAFMTKTI, encoded by the coding sequence TTGGAGATCAAAGTGGATGATTTAACTGGAGTACAAGTGAAGACATTAATTGCAGAGCACTTGCAAGGGATGGCAGCGGATTCGCCTCCGGAGAGTATTCATGCGTTGAATCTGGATGGGCTTAAGAAACCTGAAATTACATTCTGGTGTGCGTGGGAAGGGGAAGACTTGCTCGGTTGCGGGGCTATCAAAGAACTTGATCCAGCGCATGCAGAATTGAAATCGATGCGTACCGCTTCGGCTCATCTGAGAAAAGGCGTAGCAAGAAAAATTTTGGCCCACATTATGGACGTTGCTGTAGAACGTGGTTATAAGCGAGTCAGTCTGGAGACGGGCTCCATGGATTCGTTTATTCCGGCACGGAAGTTGTACGAAGACTTCGGATTCGAATATTGCGAACCATTCGCGGATTATACATTGGACCCAAACAGCGCATTTATGACGAAAACAATCTAA
- a CDS encoding amino acid permease produces the protein MAQTEGTLQKKLKPRHISFMAMGGVIGTGIFKGSAETIGLAGPGVIVTYIFAGLLLLVVMAAMAEMATVYKNKNMKDFVQEAFGSRVSFVMGWMYCFLWLSVCVIEVIAAGSFLQYWFTEVPLWMLSLACAAFIILVNLLSVGVFGEFEFWLAGIKIAMIIIFIFLGAGLIFGIIPSDNTPYLQNYTQAGGFFPNGWSSIFSALLVVMFSYGGSELIGLTLTETENAEKVMPKIVGNFMLRIILFFTLPILIICGLIPWNEIGPESSPFVQVLASTGLPGAAHIMNFILVTAVLSAANSGIYGASRMMHSMAVGGEAPKALSKTNRNGSPINTLLVCSVVLLGGSLLGLFAQDQLFRVLLAVPGFVVILVWICIASSQLKLRKKYPVQPTFKVWGFPYITGVVVLCLSVIAVMFVFDEGNRFSISICLAVLAVLIIWSLIRFRKMNGRTV, from the coding sequence TTGGCTCAGACAGAAGGAACACTACAGAAGAAGCTTAAACCAAGACACATCAGTTTTATGGCTATGGGTGGTGTCATTGGAACAGGGATTTTCAAAGGCAGTGCAGAGACGATCGGACTCGCAGGTCCGGGCGTTATTGTCACGTACATTTTTGCTGGATTATTGCTGCTGGTTGTTATGGCCGCGATGGCAGAGATGGCTACGGTGTACAAGAACAAAAATATGAAAGATTTCGTGCAGGAGGCATTTGGTAGCCGAGTATCCTTTGTTATGGGATGGATGTATTGCTTTCTGTGGTTATCGGTATGTGTCATTGAGGTGATTGCTGCCGGGAGCTTTTTGCAGTATTGGTTCACGGAAGTACCGCTGTGGATGCTGAGTCTGGCTTGTGCGGCGTTCATTATACTCGTTAATCTGTTAAGTGTAGGTGTGTTCGGGGAATTTGAGTTTTGGCTGGCCGGAATCAAAATTGCCATGATCATTATTTTTATCTTCCTGGGTGCCGGGTTGATCTTTGGCATTATCCCAAGTGATAACACTCCATATCTGCAAAATTATACGCAAGCAGGCGGGTTCTTCCCGAACGGATGGTCATCGATTTTCTCGGCACTGCTTGTGGTCATGTTCTCTTATGGGGGATCGGAGCTGATTGGTCTGACCCTGACCGAGACGGAGAATGCAGAAAAAGTGATGCCCAAAATCGTGGGCAATTTCATGCTCAGAATTATTCTGTTCTTCACCTTGCCAATTCTCATCATCTGTGGTCTTATCCCATGGAATGAAATTGGGCCGGAGAGCAGTCCGTTTGTACAGGTGCTCGCCTCCACGGGACTGCCGGGAGCAGCACACATAATGAACTTCATTTTGGTGACGGCAGTTCTGTCTGCTGCAAATTCAGGGATCTATGGTGCATCCCGGATGATGCACTCCATGGCAGTGGGCGGGGAAGCTCCGAAGGCATTGTCAAAGACGAATCGCAACGGTAGCCCTATTAACACACTTCTGGTGTGCTCAGTAGTTTTGCTCGGAGGTTCCTTGCTTGGCCTGTTCGCGCAGGATCAACTGTTCCGTGTATTGCTCGCAGTTCCGGGGTTTGTCGTGATTCTTGTGTGGATCTGTATTGCCTCATCCCAGTTGAAACTGCGGAAGAAATATCCGGTTCAACCGACCTTCAAAGTTTGGGGATTCCCTTATATAACCGGAGTCGTGGTACTATGTCTCAGTGTGATTGCGGTGATGTTTGTGTTTGATGAGGGTAATCGGTTCAGCATTAGCATCTGTCTTGCCGTGCTCGCGGTGCTGATCATCTGGTCCCTGATTCGATTCAGAAAGATGAATGGACGGACCGTTTAG
- a CDS encoding alpha/beta hydrolase, with the protein MSQSSLPPVLTFKGRMKKHKKLLWGLGIALVLIVSLVFFVSYKVVDTLLHHPRDTNVSYELNMEKTPYEEVEFKSMKNDNTIRGTFFPASISSGTASNKTIIVVHGYTSNRLVKGRTPKLVEHFVPKGYNVLAFDLSSQGKSDGNLITLGLHEKYDLFGAVDYLKSRDHAGDHIGVIGFSMGAATSLLATSESDDIQAVIADSPFRNAGLFLREGLPFFSGLPAFPFSYTSTWMADWVFNVDLDSVSPMDAVKKMQDKPVMLIHGTGDQQISYKNTEKIYESLKNNPNAEVWYPQNTEHIDAINHYPTDYFQRVDHFMDKYVGQ; encoded by the coding sequence ATGAGTCAATCATCTTTACCCCCTGTTCTGACCTTTAAAGGTCGTATGAAGAAACACAAGAAACTATTATGGGGCCTGGGGATAGCACTTGTGCTTATTGTCTCTCTTGTATTCTTTGTATCCTATAAAGTAGTAGACACGTTATTACACCATCCACGAGATACCAATGTCAGCTACGAGTTGAATATGGAGAAAACACCTTACGAAGAAGTCGAATTCAAGAGTATGAAAAATGATAATACGATTCGAGGAACTTTCTTTCCAGCGAGTATATCTTCAGGCACAGCAAGTAACAAAACAATTATTGTCGTGCATGGGTATACGAGTAATCGTTTAGTCAAAGGTCGTACTCCCAAGTTGGTAGAACATTTCGTTCCAAAGGGGTATAACGTACTGGCCTTTGATCTCAGCTCACAGGGTAAGTCCGATGGGAATTTGATTACGCTGGGACTACATGAGAAATACGATTTATTTGGGGCTGTAGACTATCTAAAATCCAGAGATCATGCGGGAGACCATATTGGAGTTATCGGCTTCTCTATGGGGGCTGCTACTTCTCTACTGGCCACAAGTGAAAGTGATGATATCCAGGCTGTAATTGCAGATAGTCCATTTCGTAATGCCGGTTTATTTCTGAGAGAGGGCCTGCCATTCTTCTCAGGTTTACCTGCATTCCCTTTCAGTTATACATCGACATGGATGGCGGATTGGGTCTTTAACGTTGATCTCGATTCCGTATCACCCATGGACGCGGTTAAAAAGATGCAAGACAAGCCCGTTATGCTCATTCACGGTACTGGGGATCAGCAAATAAGTTATAAAAATACAGAAAAGATCTATGAGTCCTTAAAAAATAATCCCAATGCAGAAGTATGGTATCCTCAAAATACGGAACACATTGATGCGATTAATCATTATCCTACTGATTATTTCCAAAGAGTAGATCACTTTATGGATAAGTATGTAGGACAATAA
- a CDS encoding TetR/AcrR family transcriptional regulator yields MARPVNEEKRLERRKRILKEAVILFAEGGYSNTTTAIIAKTAGVTSGTIFQYFPSKEALFHAAVLEPLDDIQKKSLASLQQKGTPGTLIKNMVEEQFSHIYFYTNELRLVQSVLGQRTRFPELTQKVLESIKIMTDTIESVYTKGQAMGEFNKNFSPAMISRSYISFLNGVALTLGDDILHHPEWENLKGHAFYLFAPIQHEETLEESQ; encoded by the coding sequence TTGGCCAGACCGGTTAATGAGGAAAAGAGACTCGAGCGGCGTAAACGAATCCTAAAAGAAGCCGTGATCCTGTTTGCCGAAGGCGGATATTCCAATACCACAACGGCTATTATTGCAAAAACTGCAGGAGTAACTTCCGGAACCATCTTTCAATACTTCCCAAGCAAAGAAGCTCTGTTCCATGCCGCTGTACTTGAACCGCTTGATGATATTCAGAAGAAATCACTTGCTTCTCTACAACAAAAAGGAACACCAGGTACGCTGATTAAAAACATGGTAGAAGAACAATTCAGTCATATTTACTTCTATACCAATGAGCTGCGACTTGTTCAATCTGTCTTGGGGCAACGAACCCGATTTCCCGAACTTACACAGAAGGTTCTTGAAAGCATTAAAATAATGACCGATACGATTGAATCTGTCTATACAAAGGGACAAGCCATGGGGGAGTTCAACAAAAACTTCTCTCCAGCGATGATCTCTCGAAGTTATATCTCTTTTTTGAATGGAGTAGCTTTAACTCTCGGAGATGACATCCTTCATCATCCTGAGTGGGAGAATCTGAAGGGACATGCCTTTTATCTGTTTGCACCCATACAACACGAAGAAACACTGGAGGAATCTCAATGA